A portion of the Aphelocoma coerulescens isolate FSJ_1873_10779 chromosome 1, UR_Acoe_1.0, whole genome shotgun sequence genome contains these proteins:
- the RAB39A gene encoding ras-related protein Rab-39A: MPGVGAIGARCRHRPRRSPKKSPKAEPGQAGAAMDAAIWIYQFRLIVLGDSTVGKSCLLHRFTEGRFPGPLHSDPTVGVDFFSRLVEIEPGKRVKLQLWDTAGQERFRSITRSYYRNSVGGLLVFDITNRRSFEHVKDWLEEAKMHVQPFQIVFLLVGHKCDLVSQREVTREEAEKLSSDCGMKYIETSAKDATNVEESFTILTRDIYELVKNGEISIQDGWEGVKSGFVPNVVHSSEEAVKPRRQCIC, encoded by the exons aTGCCGGGCGTGGGGGCGATCGGGGCGCGGTGCAGGCACCGGCCGCGCAGGAGCCCCAAGAAAAGCCCCAAGGCGGAGCCGGGCCAGGCCGGGGCCGCCATGGACGCGGCGATTTGGATCTACCAGTTCCGGCTGATCGTGCTGGGCGACTCCACCGTGGGCAAGTCCTGCCTCTTGCACCGCTTCACCGAGGGCCGCTTCCCGGGGCCGCTGCACTCCGACCCCACCGTGGGGGTGGACTTCTTCTCCCGGCTGGTGGAGATCGAGCCCGGCAAGAGGGtcaagctgcagctctgggacacGGCGGGGCAGGAGCGGTTCAG ATCAATAACACGCTCTTATTATCGCAATTCTGTGGGTGGCTTACTAGTGTTTGACATCACAAATCGACGATCTTTTGAACATGTGAAGGACTGGCTAGAGGAAGCAAAAATGCACGTGCAGCCCTTTCAGATTGTGTTCCTGTTAGTAGGGCACAAATGTGACTTAGTGTCGCAGCGTGAGGTTACaagagaagaagctgaaaaactctCATCTGACTGTGGTATGAAATACATAGAAACTTCAGCAAAAGATGCCACAAATGTTGAAGAGTCCTTTACAATTCTTACACGAGACATCTATGAACTTGTGAAAAATGGAGAAATCTCAATACAAGATGGATGGGAAGGCGTCAAGAGCGGCTTTGTTCCGAATGTTGTACATTCATCAGAAGAAGCTGTAAAGCCCAGAAGACAGTGCATCTGCTGA